The Phaeodactylum tricornutum CCAP 1055/1 chromosome 8, whole genome shotgun sequence DNA segment ATGACGATTTGAATTTGCATATACCTGAAATTGTTACAGCCCCAACCGACGACACCAGTTGGAAGTTGTCATCGGGCGCGAAAAGATTCTTGTCAGGTGTCTTTCGTCAATTTGACCAGGACCAAGATGATGTTTTGACTGCAGATGATATAGGGAACATTTTTTCGATTCTGCATCCACCCGCTCTTCCTCCGTGGCATCCAGCTCGCGCTCCATTTTTGTTCGCGGGTTGCTTTTCACTGCCCAAGCAGAAATATTCGCCAGGCACCGAAAGTCCTAACTTTGGAGGCAATGTATCCTTGATTCTCCCAGGTTCTACCCCAATGGCCCAGTCTCTATCAAACAGTGGAATTTCTATTTTAAGTGCTTCAGATTCCCTACCGAGCGTTGCCTTGTCGGGAATAAGTGTTTCGGAACCTCTCACGTTCTTGGAATGGATGGGACACTGGCACACAATTGCTGCTATTTCGCCGTCAGTGACTAGAGCGGAACTGTTTAGGTTGGGGCATAGCGAGGAGTCTCGCAAAACTGATCCTCGGCCTCGTCGAAGTCGTAAGAAGAAATCAGCTTCTATCACCCCAAGTCAAGCGCCATCCGATGCCACTTTTCCCTCCAGTGCCATTAGGGTTTTGGTGCTAGGCAGCGGCTCTTGTGGCAAAACAGCTCTATTAAATGCACTATGTGGCTCGATGGAAAGCACCGAAGTTTCAGCTACCAACACAACAAGCACTCTGCATCCCGAGACAAGCAGCACATACGTAAAGATCGGTAGGGGGCAATCGCTTGGCCATCACGGTACCTGCAGCCCGTCCAAGTCGCATGATGTAGTTGAGGAAATTGTAGCTCATCTCGTTTTCACAGACGTCCCTGAGACTGCTGCTGTCAGTCAGAGGGAACATTATCGAGAATTATCCGAGCTCTTTGGCTCGACCGCGTCTCCAAAAGATCGCGTCTGCGACCTTGCGATGCTAGTGTTTGACGCTTCGAGTCCTTCGAGCTTTGAATTTGCCAGAGAACTAGAAGCAAAGCTATTGACACAGGAGACTCCTCGTGTTTTTATCGCTACGAAATCAGACAAGATATCTGCTCCCGAACCAGAGGATGGCGACGCACAGGCTGCGAATGTGTTGGAAACTGCCACGATTCATTGTCGAGAATCCGACTTGGAACTGCCGCTCTTGACGTCGGCCGCCGACGGCTCACTGCTGAATTTTGAAAAGCGCAATGCTACTCTTGACCACTTGGCGCGTTGTGCCCTGGTCGAAGCTGGAGTGACACGCCTAAAGTCGAGGCCGCACGAAGAGAAGCAACGCCGCGAGACTAACCGCCGTCGCAAGATGATGTGGCTCGGTGGTATCGTAAGCGTCggtgtcgttgttgctgctggtgTAGGTCTCCTTTGGGGCAGTCATGCGACAAAAAAGGAGCAGACGAGTGGCTTTGGATGGTTGCGTAACTGGTTTGGAGGTACAACCCGGGGTAATTCACCGCAGGCCATGTAGTTACAGTGATGTTGCTATTGGCAAGACTTTCCATCTCTCGCTTACCCTGCCATACTAGGTAAAGACTGAGAAATTTATAAttgctttcgaaaaaaagcCTTGCACCCGATTTCGGTATGCATTACGTCGTCATAAGTGTTATCCTTTGGTCATGAAACTAGTCTAAACCTCGGGCACATTGCAATATGTGCTCACTTATTTTATAataaagcactttgcaaacTGTACTTCTAGTCCCTTTGCGTGCTTACAGTACGTTGACCAACATGTACATTGATTGTGGCCGTGGATACAGGACAGTGGTCAACGAACCAATACAAAATAGTCCAGAATTCGTGCTGACCACCGCTAATGTAAGTGGATCTGAAATCAATTCTGGGTACGCGACATCTCTAGGATATCTGTTCTGAGTCCAAAATTTACTTACATCAGGGCCACTCCCAGTATAATCGCTATGTTTTTCGGGTTCCCAGAATTTCAAGATGATACGGCTCGAAAAGGCGTGTACCAGTTACTGTATACGGTGTGTAAAACTCTGCGCTGACAACAGTCAACAGAGCGACGATCCCGTCGTATGTTCATGTTCCTCTTTGGAGACGAGGGATGTATTACTTCGATCATGACGAGCAATAGCAATAGCAATACCAATACCACTACTTCTACTCCTGCCACTTCCGCCTCTATCCCGCTAGACCTTACGAGTAGCAGTAGTGCTCCCCGCAGTCACAATCGTCGCTACTTGTGTGCGGCCCCACGTCCGGATCAGTACGACGAGCACGCGTCGCCAGTGTTGCAACGTCTGGGTCATACCCGTGCATCGCGGAAGACTTTGCTGGAAGCCACGTTGCGGGCCTTGCAAACGCGACACAATCTGGAACGGAAAACTGGGCCGGGTAGAAAGTCGAACGCTGAGCACGCCATTCATTTTTACGAATATTTATTGGAGTTGGTAGAAAATGGCGAGGAGGAGGGTGAGGACATCGGGGACGCCGACTCTATTTCGAGCGCTAGTAATAAGGATGAAGCAGAGCACGAGAGAAATGTAGAGTCTGTAAACAAAAATACGCTCAAGGACGAGAATAACGCGACCGAAGCACAAGAGGATTCTGTCAAATCGGAATTAGACGAAGCCTCTTCAATGGACACGGCAACCTTTGTGAAAGCTCACAACGACCTTTGCGAAGTGTGTGACGAAGCCGGCGATTTGCTCATGTGTGAAACCTGTAATCTTGTCTTTCACGTTGCTTGTGTCCGTCCTGCCTTGGAAACGTTGCCGGAGCAAGATTACAAGTGCGCGTATTGTGTCCTGTCGACAGAACCGAAGAATAGTAGACCACGTAAGCAGGCCGCCGCGGCAGTTCGGCTTATGGCGCGTTTGCGTAATCAgtttcaacgaaacaaaagacGTGGACGAAACGATGCAGGAGACAGTAAACGCgacaacgaggacgaggacCAAATCGTCAGCAGTGATCTGGGC contains these protein-coding regions:
- a CDS encoding predicted protein; protein product: MTTLSSTTPRPSVPKRADQRSTITILLLGDEGVGKSSLISTFVSRYFSEVVPGIMTRVRLPPDPELSCVTTIVDSQGGDLALLQAMATRRSMMQHHSSVHGSTDSLAALMERAETSMMTQQSSAPEQTTTPTVKSSGIENVDSIVLVYDLDRVETFFRLENHWLPLIERCYNGKVPIIVAENKLDLFRPSSTAGMTDEQAVARQRQQIVSLLQRFPFVRQCIKCSAKNLVRVDDVFLKAQQAVLYPFTPPLYDLEHGRLTEECKRAFTRIFRMYDSDRDGLLSDVELNRFQIETYHVAVFDRDFSAWKKVVSRNNPTDEVVIQDGKFTIAGFFAIFDLFISQNRLDVVWQALREFNYDDDLNLHIPEIVTAPTDDTSWKLSSGAKRFLSGVFRQFDQDQDDVLTADDIGNIFSILHPPALPPWHPARAPFLFAGCFSLPKQKYSPGTESPNFGGNVSLILPGSTPMAQSLSNSGISILSASDSLPSVALSGISVSEPLTFLEWMGHWHTIAAISPSVTRAELFRLGHSEESRKTDPRPRRSRKKKSASITPSQAPSDATFPSSAIRVLVLGSGSCGKTALLNALCGSMESTEVSATNTTSTLHPETSSTYVKIGRGQSLGHHGTCSPSKSHDVVEEIVAHLVFTDVPETAAVSQREHYRELSELFGSTASPKDRVCDLAMLVFDASSPSSFEFARELEAKLLTQETPRVFIATKSDKISAPEPEDGDAQAANVLETATIHCRESDLELPLLTSAADGSLLNFEKRNATLDHLARCALVEAGVTRLKSRPHEEKQRRETNRRRKMMWLGGIVSVGVVVAAGVGLLWGSHATKKEQTSGFGWLRNWFGGTTRGNSPQAM